A segment of the Canis lupus baileyi chromosome 21, mCanLup2.hap1, whole genome shotgun sequence genome:
tgatagtcacagagagagagagagagagagagagagagaggcagagacacaggcagagggagaagcaggctccatgcaccgggagcccgacgtgggactcgatcccggggctccaagatcgctccctgggccaaaggcaggcgctaactcgctgcgccacccagagatccccccttTTTCATATAATATCCCAAATGCCGGACCCTTACATGTTTGTACTCttagaggaaacttaaatgcttCCTATGCAGTGTAAGGGTAGTTTCACCACTTTCACAGATAATTTCTTGACCTCACTAGTCCTTTTAAGAGAgactatatattctttttctttagccAGAAATCTGGGATAATGTAGCCATTGTCTTTCCCTTCCCACTGGCCAAAGTTCACCACACAGTGGGCCATTTGCACTGCTATCTGGCCATGACCCTGGACCCATAAAATAGTGTGTCACTTTCCAACTGGTAGGAGATGTGAATagaaaacacttcttttttttattgtggaattCCTCAGGCCACAGAACTTTAAGAACTCTACCCATGTGACAGCCCCCTGAAACTTCACAGTGTTTATCTTCTGCTTTCTGCCTTGTGTGAACTTAGTAGGTGTGTAAGATATCTATTGTTACATACTGGGAAATAGCACTAAGCAAAAATTAGTGGCTAACAATCACAAAATATAATATCCaaattaatagttttattttttcatttattttaagattatttatttaattatttgagacagagcacagagggagagagagtgggagtagcagactgcccactgagcagggagctctagGCAgagctagatcctaggaccctgaaaccatgatctgagctgaaggtagatgcttaacagactgagccacccaggtacctccagCCCCCTGAATTAGTAGTTTTAAGTtgcaaaaccaaaatttaaagtctttaaataaatacaatattttattatgattctACAATGTGGCTGGATTCAGCTGGGTGATCCGTGTTCTGGTTTCACCTGGAGACACTCTCTGTGGAATGAATGGAGTACATGGTCCAAGATGGCCTCATTCAGACATCTGGCAATTGACACAGGTATGTCAGTTCTCATTCATTTCACGGGTGTAGATTGGGCTATACCAAACCACAGTTGTTGCAGGGCATTGGTTGTTTCACAAAAGGAAAAGCTTTAATGCCTCTCACACCAACTTTTAGGGATTATACAACATGACTTTTACCACCCTCTTTTCCTTTGGGAAGAGTTTACATGTGACATGTGTCAAGACATTAGCCCAGATGAAAGCATGGAGAGATAGattccacatttttttcattgaaatataattagcATATAACATTATTAgtggtttcaggtatacaaccaAATGATTTGATActgtatatatttcaaaattatcatCACAATAAATCTAGATAGCAATCATCACCACACgattataattttttcttatgatgaaacTTTTGgatctactctttgcaattttcaaataaatattatagtGTTATTAGCTATATACATTATGCTGTATTTTAATCATAGTAGTAATCCGAAGTCACTGATATACActaatttttaattcaatattaACATACTTTTATTCAtgggaaataattttttgatAAAAGTTACTGTATGGCCATTTATTCTGTGCAAATAAtcattatatttaatgtttttgtttttaatagctttattgagaaataatccACATACTAAACAATTCGCTCATTTAAAGTATATGATTTAATGGTATTTAGTATAGAAGCCTATGAAACAATCAAGACTATCTACTTTCGCAACATTTTGCCACCCTAAAAGAAATTCCATGCCTATTCATAGTGACTTATTCCTCTCCATCATCATCACAGGCAGTCCTAGGTAAATACCAAtcgagtttctttctttctttctttctttctttctttctttctttctttctttctttctttctttctttctttctttctttctttttctttctttctttctttctttctttcttttcttctttcttctttctttcttctctttctttctgtatcccactgagcagggactctttctttctttctttcttctttctttttctttctttcttcttttctgtattcctttttttttcttttttgagagagagagggtgagtgtACATGAAAACCAGGGATAAGGAAGTGGGTGGGGAACTGCAGCATGGAGgttagggaggggcagagggagagaggcaatctcaagcagattccatgttgagcacagagcttgacttGAGTCTTGATGccatgaccctgaaatcctgacctgagccaaaatcaagagtcccttgcttaaccaactgagccacccaggcactccataatctactttctttcagtatatttttaaaagattttatttatttattcatgaaagacagagagagagagagagagagagagagagaggcagagatacaggcagagggagaagcaggttccctgcaaggagcctcatgtgggactctatctggggtctccaggatcacatcctgggctgaaggcagcgctaaactgctgagccatccaggctgcccttttcTAGACTTTTAGTATAAAAGATATTATACAATATGTTACTTTTTGTAACCTGTTTCTTAATTTACTGTAATGTTCTTAGCATAAATGCAAGTTGTGGCAAGTTatcagtatttctttcctttttgttgatGAATAAAATTCccttatatgaatatataagttACCCATTCACTAGTTGATTGACAAGTAGATTGTTTCcccattttagccattatgaataatgttgctgtgaacattggtgtacaactttttgtgtgcatatatatttaatttctcttaggTAGATGCCTaagagtagaattgctaggtcattataattatgtttaacattttgaggagctGCCACATTGCTTTCCAAAATGGTTGCACTATTTTACATTGCCACCAATAATTTATGAGAACTCTACTTTCTCTACCTCTTCACTAAAACTTGTTAATGTCTGCCTTTTTTGATTCTAGACATTCTAGCagatgtaaagtgatatctcattatggccGAGGTTTGTATTTCCTACTACTTAATGgtattaaacatcttttcatattcttttggccatttatatattcTTGTGGAGTTAtgtttattcagatatttttttaattttataaatttattttttattggtgttcaatttgccaacatatagaataacacccagtgctcatcccatcaagtgccccccctcagtgaccgtcacccagtcacccccaccccccagcccacctccccttccaccacccctagttcgtttcccagagttaggagtctctcatgttctgtctccctttttggtatttcccactcattttttctcctttcccctttattccctttcactatattttatattccccaaatgattgagaccatataatgtttgatcttctctgattgacttattcagATATTTTGCCAAGTTTTAATTTGGGTTATTAAGtggtaggagttctttatatagtctgaAAACAAGTTCCTCATTTGAGACATGATtagcaagtattttctcccaatctgtgggttggcttttcactttgttgatgacATAATTTTCAGTACAAAAGATTTTCATtgggggaagcccaggtggctcagcagtttagcgccgccttcagcccagggcgtgatcctggagtcccgggatcgagtcccacatcaggctccctgcatggagcctgcatctccctctgtctgtgtctctgcctctctgtgtgtgtgtgtgtgtccctcatgaataaataaataaataaataaataaataaataaataaatctttaaaaaaattttttttcattttggtgaagTCTAATGCAGCTATTCAAAGTCCGTATTGTGTAATTGTttccaataaaatattcatacatCTTCCATTCATGGGAATGAAATACTTAATGAGAGTtactgttctgttttcttttctctggaaatGATCACTATATTTGATATGCATTTGTGGGGGGAACTTAGAGATATTGGTAAGCTTTCTTTTTGGTAACATACCTCTTATTCTGAGAAAAaatttacatacaatgaaatgcagtcttttaattatatgaattgatgagttttgataaatgtatatactCACATAGCCATTAACAAATTCAAGATTAGAATATTGTCATTAACCCAGAAAGTTCTGTCATGCCCCCGTTCAGAAAATTCCTTTGAGGCAACTATCGTCTTGATTTGTATCACTCTGTTGTAGTGTTGCCTATTCTATAACTTCATGTACATTGAATCACACCATTTACTCATCGTGCATGGTCTCTTTGTTCAGGGATTTATTACACTAACATGTATATCATTAATCCATTACTTAGCTGAAGATTATTCTGTCTATCCTAACAACTTCTGTCTTTCAAGTGTAGTGTATTTGCATTTAATGTAATTGTTAAATTTGGGGGGGGAGTTCATTTTATTGTAGTTTACTTTTCCCCCTTTAtaacctatttttatttcttttctatatacTTTTGAGCTAATTGAGTAAATGGTTTTTGTCTAATATTCCATTACATCTTTTTCTTAGCACCTTTTAAATAGTAGActctattttttagagcagtttcggGTTCATGGGACAATTGAGCTGAAACTATGGAGATTTCCTTCATCTCCTCTGATTTataaacaggcagagggactgaatggacattttccaagggcatacaaatggctaacaggtgCATCTAAAGGTGCTCAGCAaaactcatcatcagggaaaggcaaatcaaagtTATAATGAGTTATCtcttcacatctgttagaatgactatcatAGAGAAGATAAGAGATCagaaatgttggtgagaatgtggagaaaagggatctGATCGGTGCTACTACTGATGGGtctgtaaattggtgcagtcattatggaaaagagtgtagaggttcctcaaaaaattaatagtaGGACTATCGTCCATCAATTCTACcattgggtatatatccaaaggatcTAAAATCATGATTGTGAACAGCTAGGTTCATGATTGTGCATTTCTATGTTCATTGCATCAGTATTCACATTATTCACCATATCATGGTGTAGAAACAACCTCATCCTTGACTGATGAATCAATatagaaaatgtgagatatatatgattcagactttaaaaagaagagtagaaTGATGAGTACTAGGGGCCAGGGATTGGGTAAAAAGGTGAGATATTGACCCAAGGGTgcaaagtttcagttatgtagaatgaataaattcttgAGATATAATATATAGGGTGGTCACTATAGTTAACAGTACCATAACGTTTACTTGAAATTGCAAAATGGATAGATCTTAAATGAAATCTTCttacacacagaaacacacacaatgGTAACTATATAGAGAATATAGGTGTCCCAATTACTTAGATTGTAGGGATTTTTTCacattatatgtatatcaaaaaataaagctttataacagaaaaatacataatttttgtaCATTAACATGTCAACTTCGGCACACTAGTGCAGCCACGAAGCTTCATAATatcccagaaaggaaaaaagtagcGAGAACACTGAaaacattgcattttaaaatgaatttattttaaaataatctttggcAAGCAGAAAATATTGTATCGAAAAAGTTTTCCAGGTAAATAATGAGAAACAGCATTAAAAACGAAATGGCATCTTATAACACTCACAAAGGATGTGATATACTTGAATACACTGAAAtcaatgaactttatttttaaagtttaatttaaattccagttacttaacctGTAGTATTATATGGCTTACAGttgtacagtttagtgattcaacacttatataCCACACCCAGCTCATAACAAGAAGTGCACTCCAatattcccatcacctatttaatttGTTctaccacccacctccctctgttaaccatcaatttgttttcctagtaagagtctatttcttggtttgctctctctctctttctcactcactctttTTCCCTATAATTTTTCTCCCAAAATTCCACGTGAGTataatcacatggtatttgtctttctctgactagatTGTTTTGCTTAGCAGAATATATTAAACATACCagacctttatccattcatcagtctaaggatacttgggctgtttccataaattggctattgtagataatgctgctgtaaacatttggatgcacatatccctttgatttagtatttttgtacccacagaaatcaatgaattttaaaagttcatgatATAACCCAGGCATGCACATATTCAATGCATAGATACTAATCTGCTCTGCTCACTATGAGCATCAACATTCTATTAGCAATTCTAACTTGTGAATAGACTCTACTCCTTTACTAGGAAAgcacaaacaaaagaaagaaagtggctTCCTGTTGCCAAAGTAGGTTCTctagatgcctgggtgactcagcagttgagtgtctgcctttggctcagggaatcaTCCCGGCAtccggggatccagtcctgcatcgggcttcctgcatggagtttgcttctacctctacctatgtctctgcctctctctctctctctctctctgtctgtctctcatgaataaataaataaaaactttttaaaaagtatgttataTCCTCCtgggctgagtgaagtaagtcagtcggagaaggacaaacattatatgttctcattcatttggggaatataaataatagtgaaagggaaaataagggaagggagaagaaatgtgtgggaaatatcagaaagggagacagaacgtaaagactgctaactctgggaaacgaactaggggtggtagaaggggaggagggcggggggtgggagtgaatgggtgacgggcactgggtgttattctgtatgttagtaaattgaacaccaattaaaaaaaaaaaaaaaacaaaaaacaaacaaaaaaaaaaagtatgttataTCTAACTGCATTAACTAAAGACAAGTCAAGTGAGTATTTCTGAATGTCCCTGGTACTTTCTTTTATTCAATTCGTACAACCCAACTTTAAGTGCAATAACATACATTTTTTGCCTTCAATCTAGGTTACAGTACTTCAATACCAGAAAATATGCTGTGtctatggtttattttattttattttattttttttgtctatggtttattttaaatttatatttagtcTTGATGACATACATCATTTTACTTCATTCTCTCTTAGAGTTAATAGAATTCTCTTGTTGAAGCTCCTATATATCAATCATAAAAATTAGCTGAATATCCCAAGACCTTTTAatgctacattaaaaaataccACACAtaatgcctcagttttcttttttttttaaaagattttatttatttattcatgagagacacagagagaggcagaaacataggcagagggagaagcaggctctatgcagggagtccggtgtgggactcgatcctcaaactgggatcatgctctgagccaaaggcagacactcaaccaatgagccacccaggcatcccttgcctcagttttcttaatagtcaaaggaaacaataagaaaaattattttagaacagtaagaaaaagtattttgtaaaacCGTTTGGCCTTTGGTTAACTAGTATGGAACTTTTCAAAGATAAActaatgataaaatgaaaataatttcttaacaCAAAATATTAGTTCCTTTGCTCTGAATGTGTTCAAGAGAAAGCCCGATACCTCGTTTGAAATGTGCTATAGAGAGAATTGCAAGTCATAGAGAACAGGCTATTCTTTATTTATGGATGCTCATTTTTGAACAGTTGTGATTATATAAATATCTCACTTATTATCAAACCAGAGTGTAGACTGAGATTTGAGGAGTACTTCACAATCAGCAATGTCAGAATGGAGctctctggaaagaaaaaaacaggctGACGGAATCTACTAGTTTCAGAGCAGACGTAcagaaaaaaagtaaggaaataagaTGCATTATATTAGAGTACATTGGGAAAGTCAGGATATACACTATATTTGATATCTGTACAGATTAAGTAATCATCCAAAGTCCTCAATTCATCTTCTGCTCTCTGAGGTAATTTTGACACGCCATAGCTTTCTCATGGCATTTTTCACTTCTGCATTTCTCAGTGTGTAGATGAGTGGGTTGAGAAAAGGTGTCCCAATAGTATAAAATACAGCCACCATCTTGTCCATGGGGTAAGTGGTTGGGGGGCGTGTGTATGTGAATATACACGGACCAAAGAATATGATTACTACGATGATGTGAGAAGTGCAAGTAGAGAGagcttttttcttcccttctgcaCTATAGTTTCTCAGTGAATGCAAGATGACAATATAGGAGATCATCAGAATCACAAAACTGCCTGTGCAAATGGCCCCGCTATTAGACACCCATTCTAGGTTAATCAGATAAGTGTCCATGCAAGCAAGTTTCAGCAAGGGTTGCAAATCACAGCAGTAATGATCAATCAAATTGGGTCCACAGAAGGGCAATCTCAAGGCTGGGACAACCTCGGCTATAGAATGGAAAAAAGATCCTATCCATGCGAGAACAATCATGATAGTGCAGACCTGCCGGCTCATGATGGTTGGGTAACGTAAGGGcttacagatggccacatagcgatcAATGGCCATGAGGATGAGGACAAAGACCTCCATGCAACCAAAGAAATGTAGTGCAAAGACCTGAGTCATACACTCATTGtaagttatgattttttttgcagAGAGTGAATCCACAATTAGTCTGGGGGCTGTGGAAGTTGAAAAGCAGGAATCCGCAAgagacaaataaaataagaaatagtacaTGGGGGTCCCAAGTGTCCGGCTAAACCTGATGGTCACAATAATAAGCAAATTCCCTACCACAGTTCccatatataaaatgaagaatattataaataccattttctttttcataggatCTTGAGTCAATCCTAACAGTATGAACTCAGTAACGCTGTTATTTTGTTGCATTATTTCATTCAAAGCAGAGAAAATGCAGGTTAGAAATAATTaatctgcaaagaaaaaaatatgaaatgaataattCACTTGGAGGTCAGATGCATAAACTTGATGATGGAAATACCACTTACCAGTCTGTAATCCCTTACCATCTGTGTTGTTTTCTTCTGAATAAAGTGGAAATCATGGTATTTATACACTATTCACTTCATTGCTTTTGGAAACAATGAAATATATCAATAATGAAAGAGTACCTGATTCTTCAGGcataataaacattcatttaGGGGATTTTCTATGAAAAAGTATCTTTTTGAGCTGAATGTCTTTATTTACAGCAAGGACCTATTAGTGTAGAATGATGTAAAATGGGGAAAACTCATGCATATTTTGCATAATGCAATTTCATACTACTTCATCCTGGCAGTTcactttaaaatatcttatagTAAATAGTCTAAACATTCAAGGAATTATGTAGAAAGATTTGATAGTGTTTTCcttaagaaaactaaaagagggagagagtgagacagaggaCAAGAGAGAAACAACCAGAATTTTTGCAGTGAACATTCAGTCAATTACTCCATTCTATCATGAACTTTATTTTAATCTGTTTCCTTGAATTGTTACTTTaacaatttatttgtatttcctgttACTTTAACTCT
Coding sequences within it:
- the LOC140613365 gene encoding olfactory receptor 4C11-like, coding for MQQNNSVTEFILLGLTQDPMKKKMVFIIFFILYMGTVVGNLLIIVTIRFSRTLGTPMYYFLFYLSLADSCFSTSTAPRLIVDSLSAKKIITYNECMTQVFALHFFGCMEVFVLILMAIDRYVAICKPLRYPTIMSRQVCTIMIVLAWIGSFFHSIAEVVPALRLPFCGPNLIDHYCCDLQPLLKLACMDTYLINLEWVSNSGAICTGSFVILMISYIVILHSLRNYSAEGKKKALSTCTSHIIVVIIFFGPCIFTYTRPPTTYPMDKMVAVFYTIGTPFLNPLIYTLRNAEVKNAMRKLWRVKITSESRR